From Streptomyces sp. GSL17-111, one genomic window encodes:
- a CDS encoding superoxide dismutase family protein has protein sequence MLKGPATAFMAAALAVLPAAAADRAAGASAPSDGTYWMTRTSAFAVAERQLTHAAVTYAPKVVPEGAGVTVRQRLDSDGMTVSLTVRGAEAGRTFGAHVHTRPCGPEPSDPGPHYQHVKDPVQPSGDPAYANPWNEVWLDLTTDAEGTGTGTSRQTWRFRAGEARSVTLHQHATRTGRGEAGFAGERLACFSVPFLPRGR, from the coding sequence ATGCTGAAGGGACCGGCGACGGCGTTCATGGCGGCGGCACTGGCGGTGCTGCCCGCAGCGGCGGCGGACCGGGCGGCCGGGGCGAGCGCGCCGTCGGACGGCACGTACTGGATGACGCGCACCTCGGCGTTCGCCGTCGCGGAGCGGCAACTCACGCACGCGGCCGTGACGTACGCGCCGAAGGTGGTGCCCGAGGGAGCCGGGGTGACGGTGCGGCAGCGGCTGGACTCCGACGGCATGACGGTGAGCCTGACCGTCCGGGGCGCGGAGGCGGGCCGGACGTTCGGGGCGCACGTCCACACCCGGCCGTGCGGGCCGGAGCCGTCCGACCCCGGCCCGCACTACCAGCACGTCAAGGACCCCGTGCAGCCCTCCGGCGACCCGGCCTACGCCAATCCGTGGAACGAGGTGTGGCTGGACCTCACCACCGACGCGGAGGGCACGGGCACCGGTACCTCCCGGCAGACCTGGCGGTTCCGGGCGGGCGAGGCGCGTTCGGTGACGCTCCACCAGCACGCCACGCGCACGGGGCGCGGGGAGGCGGGCTTCGCGGGCGAGCGCCTGGCCTGCTTCTCCGTCCCCTTCCTCCCCCGGGGTCGCTGA
- a CDS encoding ECF transporter S component, giving the protein MTARGDTPRARTGRQDRPVRLGPRSAAALALVSATGVVAFGWPLLADSASGLAHSADAPWLFAALLPLLLAVVVATVADSGMDAKAVAMLGVLAAAGAALRPLGAGTAGLEPMFFLMILSGRVLGPGFGFVLGALSMFAGALLTGGVGPWLPFQMLTLGWVTMGAGLLPRPHTLRGRRELWLLAAYGAPAAMAYGLVMNLQGWPYIAGLATGISFVPGDPAAENLARFTAYWLATSLGWDVPRAALTVVLTLTVGGSLLRALRRATRRAAFGAAVTFRPADGAGAGDRVRPGP; this is encoded by the coding sequence GTGACCGCGCGAGGCGACACCCCACGTGCGCGCACCGGCCGGCAGGACCGTCCGGTGCGGCTGGGCCCCCGCTCGGCGGCTGCCCTCGCCCTCGTCTCGGCCACGGGCGTCGTGGCGTTCGGCTGGCCCCTGCTGGCCGACTCCGCCTCCGGGCTCGCCCACTCCGCCGACGCGCCCTGGCTCTTCGCCGCGCTGCTGCCGCTGCTGCTGGCCGTGGTCGTGGCCACCGTCGCGGACTCCGGCATGGACGCCAAGGCCGTCGCCATGCTCGGCGTGCTGGCCGCCGCCGGAGCCGCGCTGCGTCCGCTCGGCGCCGGAACGGCCGGGCTGGAGCCGATGTTCTTCCTGATGATCCTCTCCGGGCGGGTGCTCGGGCCCGGCTTCGGGTTCGTGCTGGGCGCCCTGTCGATGTTCGCCGGGGCGCTCCTGACCGGCGGGGTCGGGCCCTGGCTGCCCTTCCAGATGCTCACCCTCGGCTGGGTCACCATGGGCGCGGGCCTGCTGCCGCGCCCGCACACCCTGCGCGGACGGCGCGAGCTGTGGCTGCTCGCCGCCTACGGCGCCCCCGCCGCGATGGCGTACGGGCTGGTGATGAACCTCCAGGGCTGGCCCTACATCGCCGGGCTGGCCACCGGCATCTCCTTCGTCCCCGGCGACCCGGCGGCGGAGAACCTGGCCCGGTTCACCGCGTACTGGCTCGCCACGTCACTGGGCTGGGACGTGCCGCGGGCCGCGCTCACCGTCGTCCTCACCCTCACCGTCGGCGGCTCGCTCCTGCGCGCCCTGCGCCGCGCCACCCGGCGGGCCGCCTTCGGCGCCGCGGTGACGTTCCGGCCGGCGGACGGCGCCGGTGCCGGTGACCGCGTGCGCCCCGGCCCGTGA
- a CDS encoding ABC transporter ATP-binding protein, giving the protein MIRFENVRVTYAEATAPAVSGLDLTVPEGELVLLVGPSGVGKSTLLNAVCGLVPHFTGGTLTGRVTVDGRDTRTHRPRELADVVGTVGQDPLAHFVTDTVEDELAYGMESLGLPPATMRRRVEETLDLLGLVELRDRAITTLSGGQQQRVAIGSVLTTHPKVLVLDEPTSALDPGAAEEVLAVLQRLVHDLGTTVLMAEHRLERVVQYADQVLLLPERGAPARLGAPAALLADSPVRPPVVELGRLAGWRPLPLSVRDARRRAGPLREKLAPHTPGPSDAPPGATAAGTVAASGTGPVAEVTGVDVRRGRSTVLHDVGLTVRPGETVALMGRNGSGKSTLLRTLVGLHEPARGRVSVGGHTPHRTKPRRLLRHVGLVPQDPRDLLSAESVAAECEDADRDAAAASGTCRSLVAELLPGVDDGLHPRDLSEGQRLALALAVVLTAAPPLLLLDEPTRGLDYAAKHRLGTVLRELAARGHAIVLATHDVELAAELAHRVLVLAQGEVVADGPTAEVVVSSPAFSPQTAKILAPQPWLTVAQVRRALEGAP; this is encoded by the coding sequence GTGATCCGTTTCGAGAACGTCCGGGTGACCTACGCGGAGGCCACCGCGCCCGCCGTGTCGGGGCTCGACCTCACCGTGCCCGAGGGCGAGCTGGTGCTGCTCGTCGGGCCGTCCGGAGTCGGCAAGTCGACCCTGCTCAACGCGGTGTGCGGCCTGGTGCCGCACTTCACCGGCGGCACGCTGACCGGCCGGGTCACCGTCGACGGCCGCGACACCCGCACCCACCGGCCGCGTGAGCTGGCCGACGTCGTGGGGACCGTCGGCCAGGACCCGCTCGCGCACTTCGTCACCGACACCGTCGAGGACGAGCTGGCCTACGGCATGGAGTCGCTCGGACTGCCCCCGGCCACGATGCGCCGCCGGGTGGAGGAGACGCTCGACCTGCTCGGCCTGGTGGAGCTGCGCGACCGCGCCATCACCACCCTCTCGGGCGGCCAGCAGCAGCGGGTGGCGATCGGCTCGGTCCTCACCACGCACCCGAAGGTCCTCGTCCTCGACGAACCGACCTCCGCGCTCGACCCGGGCGCCGCCGAGGAGGTGCTGGCCGTGCTGCAACGCCTCGTGCACGACCTCGGCACCACCGTGCTCATGGCCGAACACCGGCTGGAACGCGTCGTCCAGTACGCCGACCAGGTTCTGCTCCTGCCCGAACGGGGCGCGCCCGCCAGACTCGGGGCGCCCGCCGCGCTCCTGGCCGACTCCCCCGTCCGGCCGCCCGTGGTCGAACTCGGCCGGCTCGCGGGGTGGCGGCCGCTGCCGCTGTCGGTGCGGGACGCCCGGCGCCGCGCGGGCCCGCTGCGGGAGAAGCTGGCGCCGCACACGCCCGGCCCGTCCGACGCGCCGCCGGGCGCCACGGCCGCCGGAACCGTCGCCGCGTCCGGCACCGGGCCCGTCGCCGAGGTCACGGGGGTGGACGTCCGCCGGGGCCGCAGCACGGTCCTGCACGACGTCGGCCTCACCGTGCGCCCGGGCGAGACGGTGGCGCTGATGGGCCGCAACGGCTCGGGCAAGTCGACGCTGCTGCGCACCCTGGTGGGACTGCACGAGCCCGCCCGGGGACGCGTCTCCGTCGGCGGCCACACCCCGCACCGCACCAAACCCCGGCGGCTCCTGCGGCACGTCGGCCTCGTCCCGCAGGACCCCCGCGACCTGCTCAGCGCCGAGAGCGTGGCCGCCGAGTGCGAGGACGCCGACCGCGACGCCGCCGCGGCGTCCGGCACCTGCCGCTCCCTGGTCGCCGAGCTGCTGCCCGGGGTGGACGACGGCCTCCACCCCCGCGACCTGTCCGAGGGACAGCGGCTGGCCCTCGCGCTGGCCGTCGTCCTCACCGCCGCCCCGCCACTCCTCCTCCTCGACGAGCCGACCCGGGGTCTGGACTACGCCGCCAAGCACCGGTTGGGCACCGTGCTGCGCGAGTTGGCCGCCCGGGGCCACGCCATCGTCCTGGCCACGCACGACGTGGAGCTGGCCGCCGAGCTGGCGCACCGCGTGCTCGTCCTGGCCCAGGGCGAGGTCGTCGCCGACGGGCCGACCGCCGAGGTGGTCGTCTCCTCACCGGCCTTCTCCCCGCAGACGGCCAAGATCCTCGCCCCCCAGCCCTGGCTGACGGTCGCGCAGGTACGGCGGGCCCTGGAGGGCGCGCCGTGA
- a CDS encoding SCO2322 family protein, with protein MGRVRASAAAALAGVLGGVLLLLLGATPAHAEGYRYWSFWTREDDRSDWAYATQGPATLRPADGAVVGLRFAVTENSENAARPRQRDGFEAVCADTPPREGRKRVALVIDPGTPADAPEGETPPEPWEVCAAVAPDASVGDALAATAPPLRYDASALLCAVAGYPATECGPEVDASAPRAGADGTDGADAADGAGDEPSGPAGEDGVPFGLVYGGGAVLLLGGAAAWQARRRRRS; from the coding sequence ATGGGCCGCGTCCGCGCCTCGGCCGCCGCCGCGCTCGCGGGCGTGCTCGGTGGCGTCCTGCTGCTCCTGCTCGGCGCCACCCCCGCGCACGCGGAGGGCTACCGGTACTGGTCGTTCTGGACGCGCGAGGACGACCGGTCCGACTGGGCCTACGCCACCCAGGGCCCGGCCACCCTGCGTCCGGCCGACGGCGCGGTGGTGGGGCTCCGGTTCGCGGTGACCGAGAACTCCGAGAACGCCGCGCGGCCACGCCAGCGCGACGGCTTCGAGGCCGTCTGCGCCGACACCCCGCCGCGCGAGGGGCGCAAGCGGGTGGCGCTCGTGATCGACCCCGGCACCCCGGCGGACGCGCCCGAGGGCGAGACGCCGCCCGAGCCGTGGGAGGTCTGCGCCGCCGTCGCGCCGGACGCCTCGGTGGGCGACGCCCTCGCCGCCACCGCGCCGCCCCTGCGCTACGACGCGTCGGCGCTGCTGTGCGCCGTGGCGGGGTACCCGGCCACGGAGTGCGGCCCCGAGGTCGACGCCTCGGCGCCGCGTGCCGGGGCGGACGGCACGGACGGGGCCGACGCCGCCGACGGCGCCGGGGACGAGCCGTCCGGTCCGGCCGGGGAGGACGGCGTCCCGTTCGGGCTGGTGTACGGGGGCGGGGCCGTCCTCCTCCTCGGCGGTGCGGCGGCCTGGCAGGCCCGGCGGCGTCGGCGGTCATGA
- a CDS encoding DedA family protein has protein sequence MTVLETLGTLVYEPWIYVLVVLSVLLDVFLPVLPSGILLMTAATAAAAGFADTVAVGAGSRLPETFVLLLCAAVASVLGDLAAFALARRGGERFAAVMARSGQLSSAQRRLGHALGRGGGPLMVLARFAPAGRTVMSMAAGATRRQARTFAVWSAVAGFVWAGYSVALGYFGGRLFGVSWGGTLLSLVALCAAGSLAAFLLRRRPGATRG, from the coding sequence GTGACGGTGTTGGAAACGCTGGGAACGTTGGTCTACGAACCGTGGATCTACGTGCTCGTCGTGCTCTCCGTCCTGTTGGACGTGTTCCTGCCCGTCCTGCCCAGCGGCATCCTCCTCATGACCGCCGCCACCGCGGCCGCCGCCGGGTTCGCCGACACCGTCGCCGTCGGCGCGGGCTCCCGGTTGCCCGAAACGTTCGTCCTGCTGCTGTGCGCCGCCGTCGCCTCCGTCCTCGGCGACCTGGCCGCCTTCGCCCTCGCCCGGCGCGGGGGTGAGCGGTTCGCCGCCGTCATGGCCCGCTCCGGCCAGCTGTCCTCGGCCCAGCGCAGGCTCGGCCACGCCCTGGGGCGGGGCGGCGGACCGCTGATGGTGCTGGCGCGGTTCGCCCCGGCGGGGCGGACGGTGATGAGCATGGCGGCGGGCGCGACACGGCGTCAGGCCCGGACCTTCGCCGTGTGGTCGGCCGTGGCGGGCTTCGTCTGGGCCGGCTACAGCGTGGCCCTCGGCTACTTCGGGGGCCGGTTGTTCGGCGTCAGCTGGGGCGGCACCCTGCTCTCACTCGTCGCGCTGTGCGCGGCGGGCTCGCTGGCGGCCTTCCTGCTGCGCCGCCGCCCCGGCGCCACGCGCGGCTGA
- a CDS encoding HNH endonuclease family protein, giving the protein MRRIRLSARPSRRYARHSRPVLATALALTGLGAGLVATAPTAQAAPPTPPGAADARTLLAGLTVDAEDSLSGYDRDLFPHWISQGDSCNTREIVLQRDGTGVETDAECRAVSGRWYSQYDGVTLYDSSGLDIDHVVPLAEAWRSGAHSWSWSKRRSFANNLSAAQLIAVSASSNRSKGDRDPAEWLPRSAYHCLYARSWVWVKHNYAMKVDPAEKSALSGILNRC; this is encoded by the coding sequence ATGCGCCGCATACGCCTGTCCGCCCGCCCGTCCCGACGCTACGCGCGTCACTCCCGTCCGGTCCTGGCCACCGCCCTCGCGCTCACCGGTCTCGGCGCGGGTCTCGTGGCCACCGCGCCCACCGCCCAGGCCGCACCCCCCACGCCGCCCGGCGCCGCCGACGCCCGCACCCTGCTGGCGGGCCTCACCGTCGACGCCGAGGACTCGCTGAGCGGCTACGACCGCGACCTGTTCCCGCACTGGATCTCCCAGGGGGACAGCTGCAACACCCGCGAGATCGTCCTCCAGCGCGACGGCACCGGGGTCGAGACGGACGCCGAGTGCCGCGCCGTCAGCGGCAGGTGGTACTCGCAGTACGACGGGGTCACGCTGTACGACTCCTCCGGGCTCGACATCGACCACGTCGTGCCGCTCGCCGAGGCCTGGCGCTCCGGCGCCCACTCCTGGTCCTGGAGCAAGCGGCGCTCCTTCGCCAACAACCTCAGCGCCGCGCAGCTCATCGCCGTGTCGGCGAGCTCCAACCGCTCCAAGGGCGACCGGGACCCGGCGGAGTGGCTGCCGCGCTCCGCCTACCACTGCCTCTACGCGCGCTCCTGGGTCTGGGTGAAGCACAACTACGCGATGAAGGTCGACCCGGCCGAGAAGTCGGCGCTCTCCGGAATCCTCAACCGCTGCTGA
- a CDS encoding antibiotic biosynthesis monooxygenase family protein: MSIVKINVLSVPEEQREVLEQRFGSRAGAVESSDGFEWFELLRPVEGTDQYLVYTRWRDEASFQAWMEGPMKAAHQRGGEDAPQQKPAAAGSTLWSFEVVQQAAPKQG, translated from the coding sequence ATGAGCATCGTGAAGATCAACGTCCTGTCCGTCCCGGAGGAGCAGCGGGAGGTCCTGGAGCAGCGCTTCGGCTCCCGGGCCGGAGCGGTGGAGAGCTCCGACGGCTTCGAGTGGTTCGAGCTGCTACGCCCCGTGGAGGGCACGGACCAGTACCTGGTCTACACCCGCTGGCGGGACGAGGCGTCGTTCCAGGCGTGGATGGAGGGCCCGATGAAGGCCGCGCACCAGCGGGGCGGCGAGGACGCCCCGCAGCAGAAGCCGGCCGCCGCCGGGTCCACGCTGTGGTCCTTCGAGGTCGTGCAGCAGGCGGCGCCCAAGCAGGGCTGA
- a CDS encoding prenyltransferase/squalene oxidase repeat-containing protein: protein MLLRRCATALAAATVLSASAAPAALADASPSPSAEVTLPAGLYGAGDPQYDAVWRQSTALLAQDALGVTPAESAVEWLTDQQCDDGSFTSYRADPQAPCDAETPRDTNATAMAVQALAALRGADAGAVGDAVAWLESVRNEDGGWAYYAGDPASDANSTAVVAGALNAAGRDGSGEDSPAAALSAFQLGCDAPDGQAGAFAHVPEENGDLKPNGLATASAALGAQGLGLAAEAAGQDAGTPTLPECDEDGRFPAERSAQAAAAYLSAELERNGGYLEFAMPGAEPQPDHSGTALAVIALAAGGHEDAAREPLNWLADHHGQWQGLNESPAGLGQLVLAVRATGGDPEAFGGSDLLARLSATGPEPQPSKEPKGLASENRDGADGEEGNGAAVWWVVGSIFVAGVGIGLLVSLRKRGTGTNGSADRSANGPDGSSDGPSDGSSDGSSGGDAR from the coding sequence ATGCTCCTGCGCCGCTGCGCCACGGCCCTGGCCGCCGCCACCGTCCTGAGCGCGTCGGCGGCCCCCGCCGCCCTGGCCGACGCCTCCCCGTCCCCGTCCGCCGAGGTGACGCTCCCGGCCGGGTTGTACGGCGCCGGGGACCCGCAGTACGACGCGGTGTGGCGGCAGTCGACGGCGCTGCTCGCGCAGGACGCGCTCGGCGTCACCCCGGCCGAGTCGGCCGTGGAGTGGCTGACGGACCAGCAGTGCGACGACGGTTCCTTCACCTCCTACCGCGCGGACCCGCAGGCGCCCTGCGACGCGGAGACACCGCGCGACACCAACGCGACGGCCATGGCCGTGCAGGCCCTGGCGGCGCTGCGCGGAGCGGACGCGGGCGCGGTCGGGGACGCGGTGGCGTGGCTGGAGTCGGTGCGCAACGAGGACGGCGGCTGGGCGTACTACGCGGGCGACCCGGCGTCCGACGCCAACTCCACGGCCGTCGTCGCGGGCGCGCTGAACGCGGCGGGCCGCGACGGCTCGGGCGAGGACTCCCCCGCCGCCGCGCTGAGCGCCTTCCAGCTCGGCTGCGACGCGCCGGACGGGCAGGCCGGCGCCTTCGCCCACGTCCCCGAGGAGAACGGCGACCTGAAGCCGAACGGCCTGGCCACGGCGTCCGCCGCGCTCGGGGCGCAGGGCCTGGGCCTGGCGGCCGAGGCCGCCGGTCAGGACGCCGGGACGCCGACGCTCCCGGAGTGCGACGAGGACGGCCGGTTCCCGGCCGAGCGGTCCGCGCAGGCCGCCGCCGCCTACCTCAGCGCCGAACTGGAGCGCAACGGCGGCTACCTGGAGTTCGCCATGCCGGGCGCCGAACCGCAGCCCGACCACAGCGGGACCGCGCTGGCCGTCATCGCCCTGGCGGCGGGCGGTCACGAGGACGCCGCGCGGGAGCCGCTGAACTGGCTGGCGGACCACCACGGCCAGTGGCAGGGCCTGAACGAGAGCCCGGCGGGCCTCGGTCAGCTGGTGCTGGCGGTCCGGGCCACGGGCGGCGACCCGGAGGCGTTCGGCGGCTCGGACCTGCTCGCCCGGCTGAGCGCCACCGGGCCGGAGCCGCAGCCCTCGAAGGAGCCCAAGGGGTTGGCGTCCGAGAATCGCGACGGCGCGGACGGCGAGGAGGGGAACGGCGCGGCCGTGTGGTGGGTCGTCGGCTCGATCTTCGTCGCGGGCGTCGGCATCGGCCTGCTGGTGAGTCTGCGCAAGCGCGGCACGGGCACGAACGGCTCGGCCGACCGCTCCGCGAACGGGCCGGACGGCTCGTCGGACGGCCCCTCGGACGGCTCGTCGGACGGCTCGTCGGGCGGGGACGCGCGCTGA
- a CDS encoding CbiQ family ECF transporter T component, which produces MTPGPLTVPRPAPLAALRAPLANRTNALHAGAWWLWALGLAAAASRTTNPLLLALLVVVAGYVVTSRRTDAPWARSYGVFLLLGLAVLAMRLLFAVLLGSPVGGTRVLFTLPEVPLPDWAQGVRIGGRVTAEGMAFAFRDGMRLAALLVCVGAANALASPARLLKSLPGALYEAGVAVVVAMTFAPNLVADVRRVRAARRLRGRPDRGVRSVLQVALPVLEGALERSVALAAAMDARGYGRTARVSPAVRRTTTACTLGGLLGVCVGAYGLLSADGAAFALPALGLGLAAALVGLRLGGRRAARSRYRPDRWGVRAWLVAGSGAAVAVGVLAAAAADPSALTPPAVPLTAPTLPVGAVTACLLGLLPAFVAPLPAERAGAASAGESGRSPAPVATTRARSVPRPRRSAP; this is translated from the coding sequence ATGACCCCCGGCCCGCTCACGGTGCCCCGCCCCGCGCCGCTGGCCGCACTGCGCGCCCCGCTGGCGAACCGCACCAACGCCCTGCACGCGGGCGCCTGGTGGCTGTGGGCGCTGGGGCTGGCGGCGGCGGCCTCCCGCACCACGAACCCCCTGCTCCTGGCGTTGCTGGTGGTGGTGGCCGGGTACGTCGTGACGTCCCGGCGCACCGACGCCCCGTGGGCCCGCTCCTACGGGGTCTTCCTGCTGCTGGGGCTGGCCGTGCTGGCCATGCGGCTGCTGTTCGCCGTGCTGCTGGGCTCGCCGGTGGGCGGCACCCGGGTGCTGTTCACGCTGCCCGAGGTCCCGCTGCCCGACTGGGCCCAGGGCGTACGGATCGGCGGGCGGGTCACGGCGGAGGGGATGGCCTTCGCGTTCCGGGACGGGATGCGGCTGGCGGCGCTGCTCGTCTGCGTCGGCGCGGCCAACGCCCTGGCCAGCCCGGCCCGGCTGCTCAAGTCCCTGCCGGGCGCGCTCTACGAGGCGGGGGTCGCCGTCGTCGTCGCCATGACGTTCGCCCCCAACCTCGTCGCCGACGTGCGGCGGGTCCGGGCCGCGCGGCGACTGCGCGGGCGGCCCGACCGGGGGGTGCGGTCCGTCCTCCAGGTGGCCCTGCCCGTGCTGGAGGGTGCGCTGGAACGCTCGGTCGCGCTGGCCGCCGCGATGGACGCGCGCGGGTACGGCCGCACCGCCCGGGTGTCACCCGCCGTCCGGCGCACCACGACCGCCTGCACGCTCGGCGGACTGCTCGGCGTGTGTGTCGGGGCCTACGGCCTGCTGTCGGCGGACGGCGCGGCGTTCGCGCTCCCCGCGCTGGGGCTGGGGCTGGCCGCCGCGCTGGTGGGGCTGCGCCTCGGTGGACGCCGCGCGGCCCGTTCCCGCTACCGCCCCGACCGGTGGGGCGTGCGGGCCTGGCTGGTGGCCGGTTCGGGCGCGGCCGTCGCCGTCGGGGTGCTCGCCGCCGCGGCGGCCGACCCGTCGGCCCTCACGCCGCCCGCCGTCCCGCTGACCGCGCCGACGCTGCCCGTGGGCGCGGTGACCGCCTGTCTGCTCGGGCTGCTGCCCGCGTTCGTCGCCCCGCTGCCCGCCGAACGGGCCGGCGCGGCGTCCGCCGGGGAGAGCGGGCGCTCGCCGGCGCCGGTGGCCACGACCCGGGCACGGTCCGTCCCGAGGCCGCGAAGGAGCGCGCCGTGA
- a CDS encoding GNAT family N-acetyltransferase yields MGEENWRFRAEVPGDTVDAATVRRILRSAFDTPHEAELLDALRGGPAWLPGLSMLAQTPEGEPVAYVLLSRCHIASADALALAPCGTVPERQGGGVGTALIRAALDAARRAGESTVVVLGHPTYYPRFGFRPCADFGVTPPPGHDWPTEAFLALALDDGPVPAGAVRYPEPFGL; encoded by the coding sequence ATGGGTGAGGAGAACTGGCGCTTCCGCGCCGAGGTCCCGGGCGACACGGTGGACGCCGCGACCGTCCGCCGCATCCTGCGGTCGGCGTTCGACACGCCGCACGAGGCCGAGCTCCTCGACGCGCTGCGCGGCGGCCCCGCCTGGCTTCCCGGCCTGTCGATGCTGGCGCAGACGCCCGAGGGCGAGCCGGTGGCGTACGTGCTGCTGAGCCGCTGTCACATCGCCTCCGCCGATGCGCTGGCGCTCGCCCCCTGCGGCACCGTCCCCGAACGGCAGGGCGGCGGCGTCGGGACGGCCCTCATCCGCGCGGCGCTGGACGCGGCGCGCAGGGCGGGGGAGAGCACGGTCGTCGTGCTCGGGCACCCCACGTACTACCCGCGCTTCGGCTTCCGGCCGTGCGCGGACTTCGGGGTGACGCCCCCGCCCGGCCACGACTGGCCCACCGAGGCCTTCCTCGCGCTCGCCCTCGACGACGGGCCGGTCCCCGCCGGTGCCGTCAGGTACCCGGAGCCGTTCGGCCTCTGA